The DNA region GTATTGGAATAAGGGCGCCGAGCGGGTCTATGGGTGGACTGCTACGGAAGCGATCGGCCGAACCGGGAGGGATCTCCTTCAGACGGAGTTCCTCGAACCGGAATTATCAATGCGTGAGGCACTAGAGATCGAAGGAAATTGGGAAGGCGAGCTAGCCAATGTAACCCGCGATGGTGTGCGGCGAACGATGTTAAGTCGACGAAAGAGGCAAGAGGGGACTGTTGGCTGGGAAGTTATCGAGACCAGCTTCGATATTACGGAACGAAAAATTGCCCGCGAACTGGAAGAACAGACTCGAGCGATCGTGCTCGCTGAGGCGAAGTTTCGGGAGCTAATAGAAAATGCTCCTGATGCGATTCTTCAGGTCGATCCAAGCGGAAAAATTCTTGTGGCCAATCATACTGCGGAGGTTATGTTTGGCTACACACGACAGGAACTGCTTAGTCAAAGTGTGGACGTCCTTGTTCCAAATGCGGTGCGAGGACCTCATATAGAGCATAGAGCCTCCTTTGCCAAATCTCCGATGGCGCGTCCAATGGGGCGCGGTATGGAACTATCCGCTTTGAGAAAGGATGGGATTGAAATCCCGGTAGAGATCAGCCTCAGTCCCTCTCAGAGAGAGGGTGGCCTTAACGTCACAGCAGTTATTCGGGATGTCAGTGAACGCCGGCAGGTGGAGGCCCAGATACGGACTCTCCGGGAAAATTACATGGCAGAACTGGAGGCCCGACAACGAGAAGCCGAACGGTTGAACCTTTTGAAGAGTGAATTTCTGGCGAGCATGAGCCATGAACTGAGGACTCCCTTACATACGATTATGGGTTTCTCAGAGCTGCTGAGTGAAGAAGGGGAGGGACCTCTAAACGACAAACAAAAACGCTTTCTCCAGCACATCCGGGAGGACTCAAAACATCTTCTTGGATTGATTAACGATGTTCTGGATCTAAGTAGGATTGAGGCGGGAGCGATTTCGTTAAGGATCGAACATATCTCTCTTGCCGATGCAGTTTCAGAAGCAGTCAATGCGATCATTCCTAATGCGGCGATGAAGTCTCTGGCTTTGGAAAGTCATGACATTTTCAAGGGCCTGGTTGCCGTTGATCCGATGCGCCTCAAAGAGATACTTTACAATCTGTTGGGAAATGCGGTGAAATTTACTCCGCAAGGGGGAAAGGTCACAGTGCAAACGGAGGAGGAGGGGCGATTCGTTCGTGTCACGATCGCGGATACTGGGATTGGCATACCGGCAGATCAATTAGAACAAATTTTTGAGAAATTTTATCAGGTAGGTTTTGCCACAAGTGGCGTTCGCGAAGGAACTGGTTTGGGATTAGCTATCTCCAAGCGTTTGATTGAAATGCATGGAGGCTCAATCGGGATTGAAAGCAAACTAGGTTCTGGAAGTCGCTTTTATTTTACGGTTCCAAAAGTGATGTGATGAAAATCACGTCAGCATGTCATTGTCTGCTGTAAGACTAGGAGTTGAATTAGTTGAAATACGGCAGGCCTATTGTGCAATCTAATCAGATTTCCAGCCTTCGACGGGTCATACTGGTCGCGGACGATAAGCAAAGCAGCCGCGACCTTCTACACGCCATTCTCGACGACAAATATGTAGTGGTGGAGGCTTCCGACGGGGAAGAGGCTCTTCTGATGGCTTTTGAATCTATCCCTCACCTGGTGATTTTGGATATTCACATGCCGAAGAGGGATGGATTTGGCGTAGTGACAGAGTTGCGAAAAGAACCGGCTCTGCAGAATGTCCCAATCATGGCGCTGACGGCAAGCGCTTCGCTAGATGAGAAAGACAAAATCATGAATTCTGGCTTTGATGCGTGTTTTGTCAAGCCAATCGGACCCGCAAAACTGCGGGAGGCTGTAGCTGCTTTGCTGCAGAAAAAATCGTTAATTACGTAGACCGAAGTCGTCGACTTGACGCTCCAGACTGTATTTCTTCAGCTTATAGCGAAACGCATCTCGGCCGATTCCTAGCCGCCGAGCAGCTTGCGATTGATTTCCGCCTGCCTCGGAGAGTGCGCGAGCGATAAGTTGCGATTCGTGTGCAGCCAATTTCGAACCGCCAGGGTCATTACTTAAATTGAATTCGGCATGAGAAGTGGCGGGCATCTCAAATATCCCATCGGGATGCCCCAGCCATGATTTACAGGCCTGTACCATCCGCTCGGGTAGATCCGGCACATCAATTCGATCGCCAGTTGCCATCATGCAGGCATGACCGATAGCATGTTCAAGTTCGCGCACGTTTCCAGGCCAGGTATAGCGTTCCAACAGAATCATGGCTCGGGGCGCTATGCCGTGAATGGGCTTGCCGTACTCCTCAGAAAAGCGTTGCACGAAATGCCGGACGAGCAAGGGCAAATCTTCCATTCTCTCCTGCAAACTGGGAGCGACAATTTCAACCATCGACAAACGATAGTACAGATCCTCACGGAAGACTTTGTCCCGGATGGCTGATGGCAGGTTCTTATGTGTGGCAGCAATGATACGGACATTCACTCGGCGACAATCGAGTGAACCGACGCGGGTAATCTCCTGGTTCTGAACCGCTCGCAACAATTTGGCCTGGGTAGACATTGGCATGTCGCCAATTTCATCTAGAAAAAGTGTTCCTTGATCCGCAAGCTCGAAAAGGCCGGTTTTGTCGCGATCCGCTCCGGTAAATGAACCTCGTACATGTCCGAATAATTCACTTTCAAAGAGGGTCTCTACGACAGCAGAACAATTCAGAACAACGAATCTTCCTTTTACTCCACTCAGACGATGCAGTGCTTGTGCCAGCAGATCTTTGCCAGAGCCGGTTTGGCCATTGATGAGCAACGAACGATAGTGCGGTGCGACTCTCTGCAACCTAGCAAAGATATCCCACATTAGGGGACTCCTTGCAATCAGGCCTTCAAATTTCACAACATCAGGTCTGGAAGCATCAGCGTTTAGCGCACTCTGTCTCCGCTGTGCAGTCTCCAGCAGCCTATTCACTCGATCCCTAAGAAGAGATAATTGCACCGGTTTTTCGAGGTAATCTGCGGCCCCGTTACGAATAGCCTCGACCGCAGTTTCTGTTGTGTAGTGCGCTGTCATAAGAATGACATCAATTGCCGGATCAGTCATCATCACCCGGTCTAACACTTCCAGGCCGCTGAGACGGGGCATAACAAGATCAGTAATGACGAGACGAGGGCGTAGCTTTCGAACGAGTTCCAGCCCCACTTCGGGACTACTGGCTGTATGGATCTGGATTCCGTCGCGATCTAATGCCGCTGAGAGCAGTTCAAGACTGCGCACATTGTCATCTATCACCACGATCTGTATGAGATCCGCCATGGACCGCGTTGCCTCGAAAGATAAATCTATCTTAGACCCACTGCTGCGCCAGATGGCGCAATGAATTGGGCTTCTTGGCGCAATTAGCCGTCTGCTCGATGGGAAAACTATGCAAACTATTGAAAACAAACGCTCTAGTTTGGCATTTTAGTTGCAGAGTAAGCAAGCGTAACTCCCCCTAGGAGCAGAGCGATGCAAACCTGTCAGAACTGCACCCCAAAAAACCAGCATGCATTTTGCCATCTTGGCGAAGACGCCAAAGCATTTATGGAATCTGTCTCGATCTCTACCGAATGCCCGCGTGGAGCGACATTCTTCCGGCAGGGAGACCGATGCGACGCTGTCTACATCCTCTGTCGAGGTCGAGTAAAGCTCACAACGACATCGAGGGAGGGACGGACGATGATATTGAGGGTTGTGGATGCCGGCTATGTGCTCGGCCTGAGCGCGATCTTGTCTGAAGGGATTCATGAGGTCACCGTAGAAGCTCTGGAACCTTGTCAGGTCAGGGTCATCAATCGCAGGCCGCTGATGGAAATGCTGGAGAAATACAGAGAAGCCAGTGTCGGCGCGGCAAGGGCTCTCGCCCAGGAATGTTGCAGTGGCTTTAATGAAGTTCGCCGGATTGCGCTTCCCGCGTCTCCGGCGGGTCGGGTGGCCCGCTTATTGCTCGACTGGACAGCAGAAAAATCAAATCCCCAGTGCACGAAGGGGGTGGCGTTACCACTCACCCATGAAGAAATTGCATCAATGACCTCCACTTCGCGCGAAACGGTTACTCGTACACTGAGTCGCTTCCGCCGTGACAATTTGATCACCTTCAAAGGTGTTCTCCTTACGGTGATGCAGCCAGATGCGCTAGAACGTCTCTCCGCATGCTGAATCGCTCACATGTTGGAAAAGATCGGTATAGCGTGTTTCATCCCTAAGCGCATTGGTCTCCGAATCTGGACTTGCTGGGTAGGCAATCTATCAGGAAGAGCGAAACCCATAATTTGAAAACTTATTATTCGCCAAGTGTGAGGTAATCGGCATGGCAACAATCGGACATCAATTGAGCACCGGCGTCACACCCGTTACGCCTATCTCCACCATGAAAGCATTGGTGTATCACATGTCTGGCAATGGTTCTGGCCAGCATGCATGGGAAGATCATCCAACTCCATCGATCAAAGGACCGGGAGATGCGATCGTTCGAATTACGACATCAACAATCTGCGGAACTGACCTTCACATCTTAAAAGGAGATGTGCCTTCTGTGACCGATGGTCGTATCCTTGGACATGAAGGCATCGGGGTAATTGAGCAACTCGGAGCAGGAGTTACAGAGTTTCAGGTGGGAGAGAAAGTCATAATTTCGTGTATTACTTCTTGCACAAAGTGCGAATTCTGTAGAAGAGGCATGCCATCGCATTGCCGGCATGGGGGCTGGATCCTCGGTAACACTATCGATGGGACACAGGCTGAATATGTGCGTATTCCTTACGCTGACGGAAGCCTCTATCACTTTCCTGCGGGCGGTGACGAAGAAGCTCTGGTGATGCTCAGCGACATCCTCCCAACCGCATTTGAATGCGGGGTCTTGAATGGGCAAGTGAAGCCAGGAGATTCAATCGCCATTGTCGGTGCCGGACCGATTGGGCTAGCGGTTCTGCTTACAGCGCAGTTTTATTCACCGGCTGCGATTTACGTGATCGACGTGGACGACAAGCGGTTGGCGGTTGCAATGAAGCTTGGCGCGACTGCTGTAATAAATGACAGAGATGGAAAAGCAGCTGCACGCTTCCTTGAGTTGACAGGTGGTGCCGGGGTTGATGTCTGTGTTGAAGCGGTCGGGATTCCCGAAACCTTTGGAATTTGTCAGGTTCTCATCGCACCGGGTGGACGAATTGCAAACATCGGCGTGCATGGCAAACCCGGGATTCTACATCTGGAACAGTTATGGGATCGCAATATCACATTGACCACACGTCTCGTCGATACCACGACGCTGCCATTGTTGCTGAAAGTTATTACATCAGGCAAACTGCAACCGAGGAAGCTAGTTACCCACCGTTTTCATCTTAACGACATCCAAAAAGCCTATGAGACATTTGGCAATGCAGCTCAACAGGGCGCTTTGAAGATAATTCTGACGAGCAATTAACCGAAAAGATCCATGGACCCATCCCAAAAGTATGAGGAAGCATAAGGGTTTCTTACTAGGTCCTGATGCTACTAGCCTTAGCTGATGGGCGAGCTATATGTTCTGTAGCTTTAAAGTGACTCGTACGATCAAAGCAGTGCGTGCCGGCGATAGAACCAGGCCTTTACAATTTGCACGAGCACCAGATATGTAGCGGTAAGAAGAGTAATCATGCCCAGTAGCGATATGGGCAACGGTGTAAAGCGCAGCAATCCTCCGAGTACAGTGTATGGCAGTACAACTGCCACGGTGACGACCAGCAGTACACTAAACAACAACGCACGGCTGGGATGACTCTTAAGGGGATTGGCTTGGGTTCGGATCACAAACACTACGAGAGTTTGGGTCGCCAGAGATTCCACAAACCAACCAGTGTGGAAGAGAGACTCGTTTGCGGACGCATGAAACAACCAAAGTAATATACCGAAGGTCAGGAAATCATAGATGGAACTGATTGGTCCGATAATCATCATGAACTGCCTGATAAATTCAATCCGCCATCGTTTCGGTCGTCGTTTTGCGGCCAAGTCAACATTGTCACTGGGGATACTGACTTGCGACACATCATAGAGAAAATTATTTAAGAGTATCTGACTCGGTAGCATCGGCAAGAACGGCAGAAAGAGCGATGCGGCAGCCATGCTAAACATATTGCCAAAGTTCGAACTGGTGCCCATGATGATGTATTTCATGATGTTGGCGAAAGAACGCCTTCCTTCTGATACACCATCGTTCACAACGGAAAGATCTTTTTCCAAGAGGATAATCTTCGCAGCGTCCTTAGCTACGTTTACGCCATTCATGACGGAAATTCCAACATCTGCGGTATGCAGCGATGGGGCGTCGTTGATTCCGTCTCCCAGGTAACCGACAACGTGTCCGCGGCCCTTTAGGGCCAGGATGACCCTATTCTTCTGTTCAGGCGACATGCGGGCAAAGATAGCGCCGCTTTCTGCCTGATAGGCAATAGAGGCATCGTCCATCGCGTCAACCTGGTTTCCGATGAGAATGCGGTCCACATTAAGTCCTACTTCATGGGCTACCTTTTGGGTAACGTACTGATTGTCCCCCGTCATGACGATCACAGAAATGCCATTCTGCTTCAATGCTCCAAGGACGGAAAGAACTCCTTCTTTGGGTGGATCGAGGAACGCCGCGAATCCGACCAGTGTCATCGCATGTTCGGCCGTCACAGTATAGAAGCTCTGCTTTTTAACATTTGACTTTGCCACACCAAGTACGCGATATCCATCTGCGCTTAGCTTCTTAAGCGTACATTCTGCCTCAGCCCGTCGGCTGTCGTCGAACGGTTGGGGAACACCATCTATGGCGACCGTTTCGCAGATTGCAAAAACACTCTCAGCCTCGCCCTTGGTGATGAGGCGGTAGTCTTCACCGTATCGCACCACGACTGAGAGACGCTTTCGGTTGAAATCGAAGGGGATTTCATCTATCTTTTCGTAACCCACTACGGAGGGGGCATCGTGCTTCAAAATGGCATCGTCAAGAGGGCTTTTAATACCCGCTTCAAAGTGACTGTTTAGGTAAATGAGTTGCAGCACATTCTCATTGTCGTGGCCTTGATAATCCACGTGCCGGTCAAGCACGATCTCCCCTTCGGTGAGAGTTCCTGTCTTGTCGGTACAAATAATATCGATGCTCCCAAAATCCTCGATAGCCGCGAGCTGTTTCACCAGAACCTTTTTCCTCGTCATACGCTTTGCTCCCTGAGCCAGGGTCACCGTAATGATCATTGGCATCATTTCAGGTGTCATCCCGACTGCGAGAGCAGCCGCAAAGAGGAAAGATTCGAGCACGGGACGATGAAAGATGATGTTCACCATCAAGACGAAGAGGACGAGCAACAGGGTTACCCACGTCAGCATCATCCCGAAGTGACGTGTGCCTCGAGTAAATTCTGTTTCTGGCGGCCGCATCGCCAGACGATGTGCAATTTCGCCACAGGCGGTGTGCTTTCCAGTGCGAACTATGATGGCGGTGCCGATACCCGTTTGGACGGCGGTTCCCAGGAAGACACTGTTACTTGCCTCTGCGATGCCGTGCTTCTCTTGAGAAAGATCAGCGACCGTCTTCTCGACCGGCAAAGACTCGCCGGTCAGCATGGATTCGCGCACATGGAGGTCCTTTACATTGATTAAGCGGGCATCCGCAGGTACAAGGTCTCCCGCCTTGAGTTGGATGACATCTCCAGGGACTAGTTCGGCTGTCCGCAGATCAACTAGTCGGCCATCTCTCGTCGTACGTGCTGTGATTGCAATCTGCTTCTGTATCTCTTCGACCGCATGACGAGCCTGAAATTCCATCAAAAAATTCAGAAGAACACTGAACATTACGATGGCGATGATAATCAGTCCACCGATATGCTCTCCAAGGACCAGGGATATCACACTGGCGATGACAAGGATGATCACGAGCGGACTAGTGAAGAAGCCAATAAAACTAAGTAAGGCGGTGAAGTGGTGTTCCTGATCCAGACTGTTAGGGCCATAGAGGCGAAGCCGCCGGTTGGCTTCTTCTGATGTCAGACCATTGGAAGCTGTCTGGAGAATCTGAAGCAATTCCAGTAACGGCAGATCCCAGAAGTCAGCAAAAGCCTTTGGTTGAATTTCCATCCCATATTCCCTCGGCTACTACTGTCGGATCCGTAGGCCACAGATTTAATTGTTTGAAAGGAGATTCTGGTTTTTGCCTCTGTACAAATGAGGTTAGCGTCTCAAACTATGCGGTTATTGTGATCTTCATCACAGTAGAGGCAGAACGTTGCGGAGATTAAGTCGAGAGAGCTGAAACGGAAGCAACTGGTGTATATCGGTCGATGCCAGCAGTCTACGAGGTGATTTGCGTAGCTCTGTCGGATTTGGTTGGCGCATACACCTGAACAAGTTCACTATCTGCTCAGGTGTATGCGCTTCATCGCCATAACAAGCTCATTTGATTCAACTCGTACAAAGGCACTGGGCAAACCACTCTGAATTGGAAAAGGAAAAGCATAATTTCGGCGAACTGTCGACTTCAGGGTCGAAATGCCGACGATACAATTTGGGGGTCTCGATAAGAAATTCTGTTTGACCGGTCAGTGCCAACAAGTCCCGATGGCCGATGACTATCAGTTGGCTGATTATTCACCTCCCCGCAAGCGAATTTCGATCTCTTTATCTTTTTCGATCGCTTCATCGGAGGGGAGATATTCGCCCAACAAGTCGCGGAGTCCCTCACCCTTCTGGATGATAAACCCTCGTAAGTTATTGATTTTTAT from Edaphobacter paludis includes:
- a CDS encoding PAS domain S-box protein; amino-acid sequence: MPPIQRPIRQIDEAIPSQSLPYIPDAQQWLASIVESSDDAIIGESLEGIVTSWNNSAKRIFGYEASEVLGRHISLLAWPGNEEDTPRFIEAIRRGERVDHYETTRRHKDGSQIFVSLTLSGIHDAEGKLIGISKISRDLSSRNAADATLVRQARLLDQVYEPILVLSRDDRIMYWNKGAERVYGWTATEAIGRTGRDLLQTEFLEPELSMREALEIEGNWEGELANVTRDGVRRTMLSRRKRQEGTVGWEVIETSFDITERKIARELEEQTRAIVLAEAKFRELIENAPDAILQVDPSGKILVANHTAEVMFGYTRQELLSQSVDVLVPNAVRGPHIEHRASFAKSPMARPMGRGMELSALRKDGIEIPVEISLSPSQREGGLNVTAVIRDVSERRQVEAQIRTLRENYMAELEARQREAERLNLLKSEFLASMSHELRTPLHTIMGFSELLSEEGEGPLNDKQKRFLQHIREDSKHLLGLINDVLDLSRIEAGAISLRIEHISLADAVSEAVNAIIPNAAMKSLALESHDIFKGLVAVDPMRLKEILYNLLGNAVKFTPQGGKVTVQTEEEGRFVRVTIADTGIGIPADQLEQIFEKFYQVGFATSGVREGTGLGLAISKRLIEMHGGSIGIESKLGSGSRFYFTVPKVM
- a CDS encoding response regulator, whose product is MKYGRPIVQSNQISSLRRVILVADDKQSSRDLLHAILDDKYVVVEASDGEEALLMAFESIPHLVILDIHMPKRDGFGVVTELRKEPALQNVPIMALTASASLDEKDKIMNSGFDACFVKPIGPAKLREAVAALLQKKSLIT
- a CDS encoding sigma-54 dependent transcriptional regulator, which gives rise to MADLIQIVVIDDNVRSLELLSAALDRDGIQIHTASSPEVGLELVRKLRPRLVITDLVMPRLSGLEVLDRVMMTDPAIDVILMTAHYTTETAVEAIRNGAADYLEKPVQLSLLRDRVNRLLETAQRRQSALNADASRPDVVKFEGLIARSPLMWDIFARLQRVAPHYRSLLINGQTGSGKDLLAQALHRLSGVKGRFVVLNCSAVVETLFESELFGHVRGSFTGADRDKTGLFELADQGTLFLDEIGDMPMSTQAKLLRAVQNQEITRVGSLDCRRVNVRIIAATHKNLPSAIRDKVFREDLYYRLSMVEIVAPSLQERMEDLPLLVRHFVQRFSEEYGKPIHGIAPRAMILLERYTWPGNVRELEHAIGHACMMATGDRIDVPDLPERMVQACKSWLGHPDGIFEMPATSHAEFNLSNDPGGSKLAAHESQLIARALSEAGGNQSQAARRLGIGRDAFRYKLKKYSLERQVDDFGLRN
- a CDS encoding Crp/Fnr family transcriptional regulator translates to MESVSISTECPRGATFFRQGDRCDAVYILCRGRVKLTTTSREGRTMILRVVDAGYVLGLSAILSEGIHEVTVEALEPCQVRVINRRPLMEMLEKYREASVGAARALAQECCSGFNEVRRIALPASPAGRVARLLLDWTAEKSNPQCTKGVALPLTHEEIASMTSTSRETVTRTLSRFRRDNLITFKGVLLTVMQPDALERLSAC
- a CDS encoding zinc-dependent alcohol dehydrogenase family protein is translated as MATIGHQLSTGVTPVTPISTMKALVYHMSGNGSGQHAWEDHPTPSIKGPGDAIVRITTSTICGTDLHILKGDVPSVTDGRILGHEGIGVIEQLGAGVTEFQVGEKVIISCITSCTKCEFCRRGMPSHCRHGGWILGNTIDGTQAEYVRIPYADGSLYHFPAGGDEEALVMLSDILPTAFECGVLNGQVKPGDSIAIVGAGPIGLAVLLTAQFYSPAAIYVIDVDDKRLAVAMKLGATAVINDRDGKAAARFLELTGGAGVDVCVEAVGIPETFGICQVLIAPGGRIANIGVHGKPGILHLEQLWDRNITLTTRLVDTTTLPLLLKVITSGKLQPRKLVTHRFHLNDIQKAYETFGNAAQQGALKIILTSN
- the mgtA gene encoding magnesium-translocating P-type ATPase; amino-acid sequence: MEIQPKAFADFWDLPLLELLQILQTASNGLTSEEANRRLRLYGPNSLDQEHHFTALLSFIGFFTSPLVIILVIASVISLVLGEHIGGLIIIAIVMFSVLLNFLMEFQARHAVEEIQKQIAITARTTRDGRLVDLRTAELVPGDVIQLKAGDLVPADARLINVKDLHVRESMLTGESLPVEKTVADLSQEKHGIAEASNSVFLGTAVQTGIGTAIIVRTGKHTACGEIAHRLAMRPPETEFTRGTRHFGMMLTWVTLLLVLFVLMVNIIFHRPVLESFLFAAALAVGMTPEMMPMIITVTLAQGAKRMTRKKVLVKQLAAIEDFGSIDIICTDKTGTLTEGEIVLDRHVDYQGHDNENVLQLIYLNSHFEAGIKSPLDDAILKHDAPSVVGYEKIDEIPFDFNRKRLSVVVRYGEDYRLITKGEAESVFAICETVAIDGVPQPFDDSRRAEAECTLKKLSADGYRVLGVAKSNVKKQSFYTVTAEHAMTLVGFAAFLDPPKEGVLSVLGALKQNGISVIVMTGDNQYVTQKVAHEVGLNVDRILIGNQVDAMDDASIAYQAESGAIFARMSPEQKNRVILALKGRGHVVGYLGDGINDAPSLHTADVGISVMNGVNVAKDAAKIILLEKDLSVVNDGVSEGRRSFANIMKYIIMGTSSNFGNMFSMAAASLFLPFLPMLPSQILLNNFLYDVSQVSIPSDNVDLAAKRRPKRWRIEFIRQFMMIIGPISSIYDFLTFGILLWLFHASANESLFHTGWFVESLATQTLVVFVIRTQANPLKSHPSRALLFSVLLVVTVAVVLPYTVLGGLLRFTPLPISLLGMITLLTATYLVLVQIVKAWFYRRHALL